A genomic segment from Chitinophaga flava encodes:
- a CDS encoding glycosyltransferase family 2 protein has product MENKLGMQETNKLVSIIIATYNSEKYIRECLSSILSLGVNTIEVVIVDGGSTDQTIDIVKSFDSRMVSWKSSPDKGIYDALNKGVERARGKWLYFMGADDRLLPGFAEMMQYLKDEHTVYYGNTTEFFEKEGPQYLLLKGEFNNYRLAKFCMNHQTILYPANVFKKYHYNLRYKVYADYALNIQVWGDKTFTKIHLPITIARYNMDGFSSLTKDKDFVFQQEKFQLVKRSMGWLIYLRLLSRKYKYQLRGKNWEQ; this is encoded by the coding sequence ATGGAAAACAAGCTAGGCATGCAGGAAACAAATAAACTGGTCAGTATTATCATCGCCACCTACAACTCGGAAAAATATATCCGCGAGTGTTTGTCGTCCATCCTTTCCCTGGGAGTCAATACCATCGAGGTAGTGATCGTGGATGGTGGAAGTACGGACCAGACCATCGATATCGTAAAAAGTTTCGATAGTCGTATGGTGTCCTGGAAAAGCAGCCCTGATAAAGGTATTTACGATGCCCTGAATAAAGGTGTGGAAAGGGCACGCGGCAAATGGCTTTATTTTATGGGTGCTGATGACCGCCTGCTGCCAGGTTTTGCAGAGATGATGCAATATCTGAAAGATGAACATACTGTGTACTATGGTAATACTACCGAATTTTTTGAGAAAGAAGGTCCGCAATACCTGCTGTTGAAAGGGGAATTCAACAACTACCGCCTGGCCAAGTTTTGTATGAATCATCAAACTATTCTGTATCCTGCCAATGTCTTCAAAAAATATCATTACAATCTGCGTTATAAAGTGTATGCCGACTATGCGCTGAACATCCAGGTGTGGGGCGATAAAACATTTACCAAGATTCATCTCCCTATCACTATTGCCCGGTACAATATGGATGGTTTCTCTTCACTCACGAAAGACAAGGATTTTGTATTTCAACAGGAGAAGTTTCAGCTGGTGAAAAGGAGCATGGGCTGGTTGATATACCTGCGGCTGTTGTCCAGAAAATACAAATACCAGCTGCGCGGAAAAAACTGGGAACAGTAA